A genomic segment from Pseudomonas sessilinigenes encodes:
- the frmR gene encoding formaldehyde-responsive transcriptional repressor FrmR, protein MPHNPREKKQALTRVRRIKGQVGALEQALDDGAECAAILQQLAAVRGAVNGLMAAILESYLREEFPHSEDRSDTQRQTIDDTISIVRSYLR, encoded by the coding sequence ATGCCCCACAACCCTCGCGAGAAAAAACAAGCACTGACCCGTGTGCGACGTATCAAAGGCCAGGTGGGCGCCCTTGAGCAAGCGCTTGATGATGGTGCCGAATGTGCTGCAATTCTTCAGCAGTTGGCGGCCGTCCGAGGCGCAGTGAACGGTTTGATGGCGGCGATCCTGGAAAGCTATCTGCGAGAAGAGTTCCCGCACTCCGAGGATCGCAGTGACACGCAGAGGCAGACGATCGACGACACGATCTCCATCGTGCGGTCCTATCTCCGATAG
- a CDS encoding acetoacetate decarboxylase family protein, translating to MGFVKTAEEVKEIQKLLADGKFTTEGVTVELQTTPEFVRSVLAPCFEPGDTPTAYVNISKWQSAMCGEFDCAIVFLKCRYKEHEGTTMLWIIVSGDMPVAIGREMWGEPKKTGTTQIYMDGHQFYGFAERNGQRLIEVSAEFGEDLGPVSYEGLDFELKASPHVKGIGLQDKVILTCMKNMENYRIRREGTATLKLTGNELDPLDSIPVVSVGKACYSQGESSWVVPWFDTLENPDAYVPFIYGQKFDDFRMFHKAKRFVKE from the coding sequence ATGGGATTCGTTAAAACTGCCGAAGAAGTCAAAGAAATCCAGAAGCTCCTCGCCGATGGCAAGTTCACCACCGAAGGGGTGACGGTCGAGTTGCAGACCACTCCCGAGTTCGTGCGCAGCGTCCTTGCTCCCTGCTTCGAACCGGGCGACACGCCGACCGCCTACGTGAACATCTCGAAGTGGCAAAGCGCGATGTGCGGCGAGTTCGACTGTGCCATCGTGTTCCTCAAGTGCCGCTACAAAGAGCACGAAGGCACCACTATGCTGTGGATCATCGTCAGCGGCGACATGCCCGTGGCCATCGGCCGTGAGATGTGGGGGGAGCCGAAGAAAACCGGCACCACCCAGATCTACATGGACGGTCACCAGTTCTATGGCTTTGCTGAGCGCAACGGCCAACGCCTGATCGAGGTCAGCGCTGAGTTCGGTGAAGACCTGGGCCCGGTGAGCTACGAAGGCCTGGACTTCGAGCTGAAGGCCAGCCCCCATGTGAAAGGCATCGGCCTGCAGGATAAAGTGATCCTCACCTGCATGAAGAACATGGAAAACTACCGCATTCGCCGTGAAGGCACCGCCACACTGAAACTGACCGGTAACGAACTCGACCCGCTGGACAGCATCCCGGTGGTCTCGGTCGGCAAGGCCTGCTACTCCCAGGGCGAATCGTCGTGGGTTGTCCCATGGTTCGACACCCTGGAGAACCCCGACGCCTACGTGCCATTTATCTATGGCCAGAAGTTCGACGACTTCCGCATGTTCCACAAGGCCAAGCGCTTCGTGAAAGAGTGA
- a CDS encoding NAD(P)/FAD-dependent oxidoreductase produces the protein MMKKTTDKRHHVVVVGAGFGGLDVVNGFSGADVDITIIDRRNYHLFQPLLYQVAGASLSTSEIAWPIRHLFRNRQNVQTLMAEVQGVDADARQVILDNGSTVGYDTLVLATGATHAYFGRDEWEPHAPGLKTLEDATTIRGRILGAFEQAERSTNPAERTALQTFVIIGGGPTGVELAGTIAELAKDTLARDFRSIDPRTTRVVLIEAGTRLLPVFPEKLSEYTRRALEKLGVEVALGAPVTDCSSEGVIVAGKQLAARTIVWAAGVQASPAARWLNAESDRAGRVLVTPDLSVPRRPEIFVIGDTAASAMPNGKYVPGIAPAAKQQGKYVANLVKRRLKGKSVDEPFKYKHQGNLATIGRSLAVIDMGRIRLRGAIAWWIWKLAHIYFLIGVRNRLSVALSWVWNHSVGYRGSRLIMRPSESVRQAPYKPVSMD, from the coding sequence ATGATGAAAAAGACTACTGACAAACGGCATCATGTTGTTGTCGTTGGTGCAGGTTTCGGTGGGTTGGACGTTGTCAACGGATTCTCCGGAGCCGATGTCGATATCACGATCATCGATCGCCGTAACTACCATCTGTTCCAGCCCTTGTTGTATCAGGTAGCCGGTGCGTCGCTTTCGACCTCTGAAATCGCTTGGCCAATTCGCCACTTGTTCCGTAATCGTCAGAATGTGCAGACGCTCATGGCGGAAGTGCAGGGTGTGGATGCCGATGCGCGGCAAGTCATTCTCGATAACGGCTCGACCGTCGGCTACGACACGCTGGTGCTGGCGACGGGGGCGACCCATGCCTACTTCGGTCGCGACGAGTGGGAGCCCCATGCCCCAGGCCTGAAGACCCTTGAGGACGCAACCACGATACGCGGGCGGATTCTCGGCGCGTTCGAGCAAGCCGAGCGCTCCACCAATCCGGCGGAACGCACTGCACTGCAGACATTCGTGATCATTGGTGGCGGGCCGACGGGCGTCGAGTTGGCGGGGACTATCGCCGAACTGGCGAAAGACACGTTGGCACGTGATTTTAGATCCATCGATCCTCGCACTACACGCGTTGTGCTTATCGAGGCCGGCACTCGTCTGCTTCCCGTGTTTCCAGAGAAACTCTCGGAATACACCCGGCGAGCGCTGGAAAAGCTCGGGGTGGAGGTCGCGCTCGGGGCTCCTGTGACCGATTGCTCCAGCGAGGGGGTGATCGTCGCAGGCAAACAGTTGGCAGCCAGGACCATTGTCTGGGCGGCCGGGGTACAGGCTTCGCCAGCGGCTCGTTGGTTGAACGCTGAGTCGGATCGTGCCGGGAGAGTGTTGGTAACGCCGGACCTGAGCGTGCCGAGGCGGCCAGAGATCTTTGTGATCGGAGATACCGCAGCGTCAGCGATGCCCAATGGCAAGTACGTGCCGGGGATTGCGCCTGCCGCCAAGCAGCAAGGCAAGTATGTGGCCAATCTGGTCAAGCGTCGGTTGAAAGGCAAAAGCGTTGATGAGCCTTTCAAGTACAAGCACCAGGGCAACCTTGCCACCATCGGTCGCAGCCTGGCAGTTATTGACATGGGGCGTATCAGGTTGCGCGGGGCAATCGCTTGGTGGATCTGGAAACTGGCGCACATCTACTTCCTGATTGGCGTGCGCAATCGACTGAGTGTCGCGCTGAGCTGGGTATGGAATCACAGCGTCGGTTATCGTGGCTCGCGCCTGATCATGCGGCCCAGTGAATCTGTCCGGCAGGCACCGTACAAGCCCGTTTCGATGGATTGA
- a CDS encoding DUF3422 family protein: MKPPLLCDTPPGTTALAAVYGMPAHADRALAVDEVHAGPHLLIQAPRGLLQLAFMTEGDPAKDQAALTELSRRFGIAETDNLSRLHGLAWEEGDLHCEKHTEFSTYLWSAVLDPETGAPCGENPFKRGFVPPGPVMSGIRLNVLPWTETTEQEVDRFDPVSLCYSVVENGTAAIVTDFRQDANGLTNILVLDRGLTQARAGALVQRLLEIETYRTLALLALPMTRSMAVDLRRMESQLAVITDEMRTGKGARRDNDVLLGELTSLAAELEAGVAANLYRFGASRAYYEIVEERLHALAEESVAGYCTWRDFLNRRIAPAMRTCQSVKERQAKLSDKLTRAIALLRSWIDVELERQNRDLLESMNNRAKLQLRLQQTVEGLSVAAISYYVVSLLAYLLKGIPGVHDKVAPELVVAGLVPVVVLAIWWTVRRIRHAHGDPAGEDKAS; encoded by the coding sequence ATGAAACCGCCGCTCCTCTGCGATACCCCTCCTGGAACCACTGCTCTTGCGGCGGTGTACGGAATGCCTGCCCATGCCGACCGCGCTCTGGCCGTGGACGAAGTGCATGCAGGTCCGCACCTGCTCATCCAGGCACCAAGGGGCTTGTTGCAATTGGCCTTCATGACAGAGGGCGACCCCGCCAAGGATCAAGCGGCGCTGACCGAGCTGTCTCGGCGCTTTGGTATTGCAGAAACCGACAACTTGTCGCGCCTTCACGGCTTGGCTTGGGAAGAAGGTGACTTGCACTGCGAAAAGCACACAGAGTTCTCGACCTATCTGTGGAGCGCTGTGCTCGATCCAGAGACGGGAGCTCCCTGTGGAGAGAATCCCTTCAAGCGTGGCTTCGTCCCGCCAGGCCCAGTCATGTCCGGTATTCGACTGAATGTGTTGCCATGGACCGAGACGACCGAACAGGAGGTTGATCGTTTCGACCCGGTCAGCCTCTGCTATTCGGTGGTGGAGAACGGTACGGCCGCCATTGTGACTGACTTCCGGCAGGACGCGAATGGCCTGACGAACATACTTGTTCTTGACCGTGGCCTGACCCAGGCCCGGGCTGGGGCGCTTGTCCAGCGCTTGCTGGAGATCGAGACCTACCGAACCCTGGCATTGCTAGCGCTGCCGATGACACGTTCGATGGCTGTGGACCTACGGCGCATGGAGTCGCAGCTTGCCGTCATCACTGACGAGATGCGCACCGGAAAAGGCGCACGCCGGGACAACGATGTCTTGCTGGGTGAACTTACCTCGCTGGCGGCGGAGCTGGAGGCCGGTGTGGCGGCGAACCTCTATCGTTTCGGTGCCAGCCGGGCCTACTACGAGATCGTCGAGGAGCGGCTACATGCACTGGCGGAGGAGTCCGTCGCGGGCTACTGCACCTGGCGCGACTTCCTGAATCGGCGCATTGCCCCGGCGATGCGCACTTGTCAGTCGGTCAAGGAGCGCCAGGCCAAGCTTTCCGACAAGCTGACGCGTGCCATTGCATTGCTGCGGTCGTGGATCGACGTTGAGCTAGAGCGCCAGAACCGGGATCTCCTGGAGTCAATGAACAACCGTGCCAAGCTGCAACTGCGCCTGCAGCAAACCGTCGAGGGTTTGTCGGTCGCAGCCATCTCCTATTACGTTGTCAGCCTACTGGCGTATCTGCTCAAAGGTATTCCTGGCGTACACGACAAGGTTGCGCCCGAACTGGTGGTCGCTGGCCTGGTACCTGTGGTCGTTCTGGCTATCTGGTGGACTGTCCGGCGAATCAGGCATGCCCATGGTGACCCGGCAGGGGAAGACAAGGCTTCTTGA